One Ctenopharyngodon idella isolate HZGC_01 chromosome 9, HZGC01, whole genome shotgun sequence DNA window includes the following coding sequences:
- the cfap210 gene encoding cilia- and flagella- associated protein 210, with product MSAASVTTGVVQYGRRKGSSKQVVSSEMEKTEADLRQVVVLSKSEWQRVQDSVNGVNRYNRSVIAAAEQREALHMRSKELVKHWSNTIAGQRQKKLEAKKIREAIEEEERKLLDIEEAKYQAEIRKEAIEKAKTQQYYQTDRVKGFHSALLLAEVLKEREAQIELKHMKQNVSKDVDREILAEMASREEQAIQQEQQKALQRKQDQLAMAESLKLQFKDHEMRKEQERQEVKREAEEIERLRDLNLWEQSMKERKNQEEKRSMMKALRDHLTNRELVKAAEAQRQEEEEEKRKQLASHKEKVTKMRKAKQEEIFRELQRHRETIIQKLAVQKQQEISNEEEIIAKAVAEREARQAREQREKEEQHAAMLKSIAAHRESMRQEQERQAEEEKQKALEMLNAKKEADKIFMEKQELQAQKAKEEGKALQDIYIQEMAEKRAKDQRTKKEQKDFVERNTALIVEEENQFQKYAKQVIETAEKGGRNIYPLLKAGREGIGGGLGPMFSGLRPSYLVHDESGVQMPNYVSGTTQNIKELNETSDIQKSKKRLGFTW from the exons ATGTCAGCAGCCTCAGTAACAACAGGTGTCGTCCAGTACGGTCGGAGGAAAGGCTCGAGTAAACAAG TTGTGAGTTCAGAGATGGAGAAAACCGAAGCAGACCTTCGTCAAGTGGTAGTTTTGTCCAAATCTGAATGGCAGCGCGTACAGGACAGTGTGAACGGTGTGAATCGTTACAACAGAAGTGTCATTGCGGCAGCTGAACAGCGGGAGGCGCTGCACATGCGCTCTAAAGAGCTCGTGAAACACTGGTCCAACACCATTGCT GGACAGCGACAAAAAAAGCTAGAAGCGAAAAAAATTCGAGAGGCGATCGAAGAGGAGGAGAGGAAACTACTTGACATAGAAGAAGCGAAATACCAGGCCGAGATACGAAAGGAGGccattgaaaaagcaaaaacCCAGCAGTACTACCAGACCGACAGAGTGAAAGGCTTCCAT AGCGCTCTGTTGCTGGCGGAGGTTCTGAAGGAAAGGGAGGCTCAGATCGAGCTAAAACACATGAAGCAGAATGTCAGCAAAGATGTAGACAGAGAAATCTTGGCCGAAATGGCTAGCAGAGAAGAACAGGCCATCCAGCAGGAGCAGCAGAAAGCCCTGCAGAGGAAACAAGACCAACTCGCCATGGCTGAGAGCTTGAAACTACA GTTTAAGGATCATGAAATGAGGAAAGAGCAGGAGAGGCAGGAGGTCAAAAGGGAGGCTGAAGAAATCGAGCGACTCAGAGATCTTAATCTGTGGGAACAGTCCATGAAAGAGCGCAAGAAtcaagaagagaagagaagcatGATGAAGGCTCTTCGT GACCATTTGACCAACAGAGAGCTGGTGAAAGCAGCAGAGGCCCAGAGGcaggaggaagaagaggagaaaCGGAAGCAGCTCGCCAGCCATAAAGAAAAAGTGACGAAAATGAGGAAAGCAAAGCAGGAGGAAATATTTAG AGAGCTTCAAAGACACAGAGAGACTATTATACAGAAGTTAGCTGTACAAAAGCAGCAAGAAATCAGCAATGAGGAAGAGATCATCGCAAAAGCGGTCGCTGAACGTGAGGCCAGACAGGCCCGAGAGCAGCGTGAGAAAGAAGAGCAGCATGCAGCCATGTTGAAATCTATCGCTGCACACAGAGAATCCATG AGGCAAGAGCAGGAACGACAGGCAGaggaagaaaaacagaaagctCTGGAGATGCTAAATGCAAAGAAGGAAGCAGATAAAATCTTCATGGAAAAGCAGGAACTTCAAGCTCAAAAAGCTAAAGAAGAAGGAAAAGCACTGCAAGACATCTACATACAAGAAATG GCTGAAAAACGCGCAAAGGATCAACGTACGAAAAAAGAACAGAAGGACTTTGTGGAGAGGAACACCGCTCTCATTGTTGAGGAGGAAAACCAGTTCCAGAAATACGCCAAACAAGTCATCGAAACAGCCGAGAAGGGAGGGAGAAACATCTACCCACTCCTGAAGGCTGGCAGAGAGGGCATCGGAGGGGGCCTGGGGCCCATGTTCAGTGGACTTAGACCAAGTTATCTAGTCCACGATGAGTCGGGTGTTCAGATGCCCAATTATGTGAGCGGCACCACTCAAAACATAAAAGAGCTGAACGAGACCTCTGATATCCAGAAGTCCAAGAAAAGACTAGGATTTACCTGGTAA